One window of the Capnocytophaga haemolytica genome contains the following:
- a CDS encoding sulfate adenylyltransferase subunit 1, with the protein MDILRFITAGSVDDGKSTLIGRLLYDSKSILADQLEALEQQSKNKNADGIDLAILTDGLRAEREQGITIDVAYRYFATPRRKFIIADAPGHTQYTRNMITGASNSDLIVILVDARNGVTEQTKRHSIIASLLNIKKVVVAVNKMDLMDYSETVFNTIKKDYEAVAARLGLKDVTFFPISAFVGDNIVNTSEAMPWYKGISLLDYLETVEINAQAYDEPRFQVQYVIRPQTEELHDYRGYAGQIISGTYKQGDKLKVYPQEIATTLSKIEIAGEEVPEARAGEPVVLHIADDIDISRGDYLIPEGSTPEMGQEVEAVVCWLDKRQLTEGNKYLLQQRSRTVKAIVREIDYKIDVNTLEHTDASEGVKLNEIARIHLKTAAPLVYDAFKENAPMGSAILIDETSNATVGALMLRAAEA; encoded by the coding sequence ATGGATATACTGAGATTTATCACTGCGGGAAGCGTCGATGACGGTAAAAGCACGCTCATCGGGCGACTTCTTTACGACAGTAAGAGCATTTTAGCTGACCAACTCGAGGCTTTGGAACAGCAATCGAAGAATAAGAATGCTGATGGCATTGACCTTGCCATCCTCACTGACGGACTGCGGGCTGAGCGTGAGCAGGGCATCACTATCGACGTGGCTTACCGCTACTTTGCTACCCCGCGCCGTAAGTTTATCATAGCCGATGCGCCAGGCCATACACAGTACACCCGCAATATGATCACGGGGGCTTCGAACTCCGACCTGATCGTCATTCTGGTCGATGCCCGTAATGGGGTAACCGAGCAGACCAAGCGGCACTCTATCATCGCCTCGCTGCTCAATATAAAGAAGGTGGTGGTCGCTGTCAATAAGATGGACTTAATGGACTACTCCGAGACGGTATTTAACACCATTAAGAAGGATTACGAGGCAGTAGCAGCGCGCTTGGGCTTGAAGGATGTTACTTTCTTCCCTATATCGGCTTTTGTGGGCGACAATATCGTCAATACCTCTGAGGCAATGCCTTGGTATAAGGGCATTTCACTTTTGGATTACTTAGAGACGGTAGAGATCAATGCACAAGCGTATGACGAGCCGCGCTTCCAAGTGCAATATGTGATACGCCCTCAGACGGAGGAACTCCACGATTACCGCGGCTATGCAGGCCAGATCATCTCTGGCACGTATAAGCAAGGCGACAAGCTCAAGGTATACCCACAAGAGATCGCTACCACCCTCAGCAAGATAGAGATTGCGGGCGAGGAAGTGCCCGAAGCACGTGCAGGCGAACCTGTAGTGCTGCACATCGCGGACGACATCGACATCTCACGCGGCGATTACCTCATCCCTGAGGGGAGCACCCCTGAGATGGGTCAGGAGGTGGAAGCCGTAGTCTGCTGGCTCGACAAGCGACAGCTCACCGAAGGCAACAAATACCTCTTGCAGCAACGCAGTCGCACCGTGAAAGCTATTGTGCGTGAGATTGACTACAAGATAGACGTCAATACCCTTGAGCACACCGATGCCTCTGAGGGTGTAAAGCTGAATGAGATTGCTCGCATACACCTGAAAACGGCTGCACCTCTCGTGTACGATGCCTTTAAAGAGAATGCGCCTATGGGCAGTGCTATCCTCATCGACGAGACAAGCAACGCCACCGTAGGAGCCCTTATGCTGCGAGCCGCAGAGGCATAA
- a CDS encoding phosphopantetheine-binding protein, which translates to MTREEIITIVDNIFVDEFEVDRSVIAPEAPMRESLGLDSLDYVDLVVVIEAQLGVKLTEADFKSVVTFDDFYTTLDQKING; encoded by the coding sequence ATGACCAGAGAAGAGATTATAACGATTGTCGATAACATCTTTGTCGATGAGTTTGAGGTGGATAGGAGCGTGATTGCCCCTGAGGCACCAATGCGCGAGAGTTTAGGCTTGGACAGCCTCGACTACGTGGATTTGGTAGTGGTGATTGAGGCTCAACTCGGGGTGAAACTCACAGAAGCTGACTTTAAGTCGGTGGTTACTTTTGATGACTTTTACACTACCTTAGATCAGAAAATCAATGGATAA
- a CDS encoding lipid A biosynthesis acyltransferase — protein MDKEANAKTKWQGKSKGTVLGYRIFVFLIKHLGLYAAYILLIFVAFYYFLTEWRSNGYLYAYFRQRQGYSRARSVISLYKNYFVFGQTIIDKIAILSGLEDRFTFEFDGVEHLTQLLAKRKCGVLISAHIGNFEIAEPFFRKVDLELQISTVTTDMERSVIKDYIDSISTQHPTNQFIYIKDDMSHIFEIHQALNRDEVICFTGDRYFEGSKSLRAPFLGKEAQFPAGPFLIASRLEAPVIFVYVMKERHLHYHLYARVAEVKRRDAQGLLNAYIDHTEQMLRRYPLQWFNYFDFWQK, from the coding sequence ATGGATAAGGAGGCGAATGCCAAGACGAAATGGCAAGGCAAATCAAAAGGTACGGTACTTGGCTACCGTATTTTTGTGTTTTTGATAAAGCATTTGGGGCTTTATGCGGCTTATATTTTGCTTATATTCGTCGCTTTCTATTATTTTCTTACTGAATGGCGCTCCAATGGCTATCTGTACGCTTATTTTCGCCAGCGGCAGGGTTATTCGCGCGCGCGATCGGTGATTTCTCTTTATAAGAATTACTTCGTCTTCGGGCAGACGATCATCGATAAGATCGCTATCCTTTCGGGCTTGGAAGACCGTTTTACCTTTGAGTTCGATGGGGTGGAGCACCTTACGCAGTTGCTCGCTAAGCGCAAGTGTGGGGTGCTCATCTCGGCACATATAGGCAACTTTGAGATCGCTGAGCCTTTCTTTCGCAAGGTGGATTTGGAGTTGCAGATCAGTACGGTAACTACCGATATGGAGCGCTCGGTGATTAAGGACTACATCGACAGTATCAGTACCCAACATCCTACCAATCAGTTTATTTACATCAAGGATGATATGAGCCATATCTTCGAGATACACCAAGCACTGAACCGCGATGAGGTGATTTGCTTTACGGGGGATCGCTATTTTGAAGGCTCGAAGTCGCTTCGTGCGCCTTTTTTGGGCAAGGAAGCGCAGTTTCCTGCGGGTCCCTTCTTGATCGCTTCGCGTTTGGAGGCTCCTGTGATTTTTGTGTATGTGATGAAGGAGCGCCATCTGCACTATCACCTTTACGCCCGTGTGGCTGAGGTGAAGCGCCGCGATGCACAGGGGTTGCTCAATGCTTATATCGACCATACGGAACAGATGCTGCGGCGCTATCCGTTGCAGTGGTTTAACTATTTTGATTTTTGGCAAAAGTGA
- a CDS encoding flavodoxin, which yields MKKVLVVYYSQSGQLRRIAERFMRGFEDTSIAVDWYEIKPVEDFPFPWTDAAFFGAFPESYLQVPQALQPIPESIAEKDYDLIVLAYQVWYLSPSIPITSFLKSEAGKRLIAGKSVITLSGTRNMWVQAQKKVKALLSGVGAELVGNIALTDRHANHISVITIVQWMFSGNPEPKQRWLPKAGVSEDDIKGAAAYGELASYYTLQGDYAPLQRELVARGAVHLKPFLLSAEKKGNRLFGIWARLIYGSPRREFLLKCFRAYLYVAIWVLMPIVALLYWLTYPLAYKKIRREMQEARGV from the coding sequence ATGAAGAAGGTTTTAGTGGTCTATTACAGTCAGTCGGGGCAGTTGCGGCGTATAGCCGAGCGTTTTATGCGGGGCTTTGAAGATACGTCCATCGCGGTGGATTGGTACGAGATAAAGCCTGTGGAGGACTTTCCTTTTCCGTGGACGGATGCGGCGTTCTTTGGGGCTTTTCCTGAGTCGTATCTGCAAGTGCCACAAGCCTTACAGCCTATTCCTGAGTCGATTGCTGAGAAGGACTACGACCTTATCGTGTTGGCGTATCAGGTGTGGTATCTTTCACCTTCAATTCCTATTACTTCTTTTTTAAAGAGCGAGGCAGGCAAGCGGCTCATCGCGGGCAAATCTGTGATTACGCTCTCGGGCACGCGCAATATGTGGGTGCAAGCTCAGAAGAAAGTCAAAGCCTTGCTGAGTGGAGTAGGGGCGGAGCTCGTGGGCAATATCGCCCTGACGGACAGGCACGCCAACCATATCAGCGTGATTACCATAGTGCAATGGATGTTCAGCGGCAACCCTGAGCCTAAGCAGCGATGGCTGCCTAAGGCGGGTGTGTCTGAGGACGATATCAAGGGGGCAGCTGCTTATGGTGAACTCGCTTCGTACTATACCCTGCAAGGCGATTACGCCCCTCTGCAAAGGGAGCTTGTAGCGCGTGGGGCAGTGCACCTAAAGCCTTTTCTACTCTCAGCGGAGAAGAAGGGCAATAGGCTCTTTGGCATCTGGGCGCGACTTATCTATGGTAGCCCTCGCCGCGAGTTTTTGTTGAAGTGTTTTCGGGCGTATCTGTATGTGGCGATTTGGGTGTTGATGCCGATAGTAGCGTTGTTGTATTGGCTTACTTACCCGCTGGCGTATAAGAAGATACGCAGGGAGATGCAGGAGGCGAGAGGGGTGTAG
- a CDS encoding beta-ketoacyl-ACP synthase III, protein MNEVYITKAGKYLPNAPVGNDAMEAFLGKIGDAASKARRIVLRNNGIQTRYYALDSEGHPTHTNAQLTAEAVRTLLGEGFSLADIEVLSCGTSTPDCLLPSHAAMVHGLLGGHSMELNSSAGVCNSGMNALKFGYLSVRSGNSSNAVCTGSERVSTWLRREQYDNEVQALAALEAQPIVAFKKDFLRFMLSDGAGAFLLENKPRKGSLRIQWMDAYSYAHQLEACMYAGGDKQADGSLKGWSEYAPEAWLSESVFAIKQDVKLLNEHILVKGAESMRATLDKHSLRAEDITYFLPHISSCYFKERLYAQLKSVGIDIPLDRWFINLPEVGNVGSASAYLMLEALMSSGRLKAGDSVLLSVPESGRFSYTYALLTMSRE, encoded by the coding sequence ATGAACGAGGTATATATTACGAAGGCAGGGAAGTATCTGCCGAATGCGCCTGTGGGCAATGATGCGATGGAGGCTTTTTTGGGCAAGATAGGCGATGCTGCCTCTAAGGCGCGGCGTATTGTGTTGCGCAATAACGGCATACAGACACGCTACTACGCTCTCGACAGCGAGGGGCACCCCACACATACCAACGCTCAACTGACGGCTGAGGCAGTGCGCACACTCTTGGGTGAGGGCTTTTCACTTGCGGATATAGAGGTGCTTTCGTGTGGCACCTCTACGCCCGACTGTCTGTTGCCCTCGCACGCAGCGATGGTGCACGGCCTCTTGGGCGGGCATTCGATGGAGCTGAATTCCTCGGCAGGGGTGTGCAATTCGGGTATGAATGCGCTGAAATTTGGCTACCTTTCGGTGCGTTCGGGCAATAGCAGTAATGCGGTGTGCACGGGCTCGGAGCGCGTATCTACTTGGCTCAGGCGCGAGCAGTATGACAATGAAGTGCAGGCACTCGCTGCCTTAGAAGCACAGCCGATAGTGGCTTTTAAGAAGGATTTTCTGCGGTTTATGCTCTCCGATGGGGCGGGTGCTTTCTTGTTGGAAAATAAGCCGCGCAAAGGTTCTTTACGCATTCAGTGGATGGATGCCTACTCGTATGCGCACCAGTTAGAGGCTTGTATGTATGCAGGCGGCGATAAGCAGGCGGATGGTAGCCTTAAAGGGTGGAGTGAGTACGCCCCCGAGGCGTGGCTCAGCGAGTCGGTATTTGCCATTAAGCAGGATGTGAAGTTGCTCAATGAGCATATCTTAGTGAAGGGTGCCGAGAGTATGCGCGCTACCCTCGACAAGCACAGTTTGCGTGCTGAGGATATCACCTACTTTCTGCCGCACATTTCCTCGTGTTACTTTAAGGAGCGGCTTTATGCGCAATTGAAGTCGGTGGGTATTGACATTCCGTTGGATCGTTGGTTTATCAACTTGCCTGAGGTGGGCAATGTAGGGTCTGCCTCGGCTTACTTGATGCTCGAGGCGTTGATGTCCTCAGGGCGATTGAAGGCAGGGGATAGCGTACTGCTGTCGGTACCCGAAAGCGGAAGGTTTTCGTATACGTACGCGCTTCTTACAATGAGTAGAGAGTAA
- a CDS encoding acyl carrier protein yields the protein MNIRIDKYLPHQPPMLMVDTITDISNTHVVTEFAVVRDCIFVEGGRFAEVGLIENMAQTCSAIVGQFLFGIEDSSNYVVGYISAIKQAEIFALPAVGSTVCTKAALLSRFDSEAYILCAMQCQVYEEERLLASAEMNLVIKPDVTQ from the coding sequence ATGAACATACGGATAGACAAATATTTACCCCACCAGCCACCGATGCTTATGGTGGATACAATTACCGACATCAGCAATACGCACGTGGTGACGGAGTTTGCTGTTGTGCGCGATTGTATCTTCGTTGAGGGTGGTCGTTTTGCTGAGGTGGGGCTCATTGAAAATATGGCACAGACCTGCTCGGCAATAGTGGGGCAGTTTCTCTTTGGCATTGAGGATTCGAGCAACTACGTGGTAGGCTATATCAGTGCCATTAAGCAGGCTGAAATCTTTGCGCTCCCCGCAGTGGGTAGCACTGTATGCACTAAGGCAGCATTGCTTTCGCGTTTCGACTCTGAGGCGTATATACTCTGCGCAATGCAGTGCCAGGTGTATGAAGAGGAGCGGCTGCTGGCTTCTGCTGAGATGAATTTAGTGATTAAACCAGATGTAACACAATGA
- a CDS encoding sulfatase, whose amino-acid sequence MKKLIFTIVGLLLFSGCSTTKPKEDTTKPNIVLFLVDDMGWQDTSLPFDKQKSHFNTLYETPAMEALAGQGMQFTNAYATAICSPSRVSLMTGSNAARHRVTNWTLNRDTPTDWADPVLDLPEWNVNGISVGTASESLTYKATPLPELLREQGYYTVHVGKAHFGAFGISSADPLAMGFDVNVAGHAAGGLASYLGTNNFARGNSPFNVPGLEKYHGQDIFITEALTREALAKLDVRPKGKPFFLYMSHYAVHIPMEADKRFYQKYLDKGMPEVEAKYASMLEGMDKSLGDIMDYLKAHKLLDNTLVFFMSDNGGLSAVGRAGVPNTHNAPLKSGKGSAYEGGTRVPMIAFWKGKVLAGSKCEVPLIIEDYFPTLLEVAGLRHPKTVQQVDGKSFLPLLLGKKGETERPLFWHFPNKWDAEGLGIAPHSAVRKGDWKLIYFHETGAKELYNLKDDLSEEHNVAAQHPEKVRALSKLLRNHLKATGAQMPTVKATGKAVALP is encoded by the coding sequence ATGAAGAAACTTATTTTTACCATTGTAGGCTTGCTACTCTTCTCGGGTTGCAGCACTACGAAGCCTAAGGAGGATACCACCAAACCCAACATCGTGCTTTTCTTGGTGGACGATATGGGTTGGCAAGACACATCCCTGCCTTTTGATAAGCAGAAAAGCCATTTTAATACGCTTTATGAGACCCCTGCAATGGAGGCTCTTGCTGGGCAGGGGATGCAGTTCACCAATGCGTATGCCACGGCGATCTGTTCGCCTTCGCGTGTGAGCCTGATGACGGGTAGCAATGCAGCGCGCCACCGCGTTACCAATTGGACGCTCAACCGCGATACGCCTACTGATTGGGCTGACCCTGTGCTCGATCTCCCCGAGTGGAACGTCAACGGCATTTCGGTGGGCACTGCCTCTGAGAGCCTTACCTACAAGGCTACTCCGCTGCCTGAATTGCTTCGCGAGCAGGGCTATTACACCGTGCACGTGGGCAAGGCACACTTTGGGGCTTTTGGCATCTCAAGTGCTGACCCGCTGGCAATGGGCTTCGATGTGAATGTAGCGGGGCACGCGGCAGGAGGCTTGGCGAGCTATCTGGGGACGAACAACTTTGCACGTGGCAATAGTCCGTTTAATGTGCCTGGCCTTGAGAAGTATCACGGGCAGGACATCTTCATCACTGAGGCACTCACGCGTGAGGCTTTGGCAAAGCTCGATGTGCGCCCCAAGGGGAAACCTTTCTTTCTGTATATGTCGCATTATGCGGTACATATCCCTATGGAAGCCGATAAGCGGTTTTATCAGAAATACTTAGATAAAGGAATGCCAGAGGTGGAGGCTAAGTACGCATCGATGTTGGAGGGTATGGACAAGAGCTTGGGGGATATTATGGACTACCTCAAAGCGCATAAGCTCTTAGATAACACACTGGTATTCTTTATGTCCGACAACGGCGGACTGAGTGCTGTAGGGCGTGCGGGGGTACCCAATACGCATAATGCACCGCTGAAAAGTGGCAAGGGGTCGGCTTATGAGGGGGGCACGCGCGTGCCGATGATCGCCTTTTGGAAGGGAAAGGTGCTGGCAGGTAGCAAGTGCGAGGTACCCCTCATCATTGAGGATTACTTTCCAACGCTCTTGGAGGTGGCTGGTTTGCGACACCCTAAAACCGTACAACAAGTAGATGGCAAGAGCTTTCTGCCGCTATTGCTTGGCAAAAAAGGTGAGACAGAGCGACCGCTATTTTGGCATTTTCCTAATAAGTGGGATGCAGAGGGCTTGGGTATTGCGCCCCACAGTGCTGTACGCAAAGGCGATTGGAAGCTGATATACTTCCACGAGACAGGCGCAAAGGAGCTTTACAACCTCAAAGACGACCTTTCTGAGGAGCATAATGTAGCGGCGCAACATCCTGAGAAAGTGCGTGCGCTTTCTAAGTTGCTCCGTAACCATCTGAAGGCTACGGGTGCCCAAATGCCTACGGTGAAAGCTACAGGGAAAGCAGTGGCATTGCCGTAA
- a CDS encoding prolyl oligopeptidase family serine peptidase — protein MNKIYYLIVAFVMGLGAGHAQQFKEFTIKCSDGVERPYVIYDRDQGAENREQGTGSREQGAGNREQGTGSKSEKRAARGEKKPLLVFLHGAVSAPAVKADPVGYAKKWPLIALADKGDFYVLFPFGQKGAEWFDSVGQQMVLSAIETVKGQYPIDEDRVFISGFSDGGSGVYCFAMQHPEPFAGFIAMKGSVKVANMLSKAGLYPENTNGRPLYIINTKGDVLYPLDQMQAAADILKKYNPNVTFRALEGAHDMSYLPAESEGLLSFIKNNKRTMPTKFSWEADDVSNSGFAWLKLKQLDTLVEAKPWQQPYKDKVMNNKADFGVKYDYMYKGKGLRVAGFKNDTVTARKMGIEKGDVLLKMEQDSLTSPFVPMYYAAKKKAGEPTTLTFGRTGKVQTVSEHFNAGYPYYLIKNKHKSGKVEAEIRGKTLYVKTSRVKAYEVDKKVLKKLGAKKVVDDE, from the coding sequence ATGAACAAAATTTATTACCTAATAGTAGCCTTTGTGATGGGCTTAGGAGCGGGGCACGCTCAGCAATTTAAGGAGTTTACAATCAAATGTAGTGATGGCGTGGAACGACCATACGTCATTTATGACAGAGATCAGGGAGCAGAGAACAGGGAGCAGGGAACAGGGAGCAGGGAACAGGGAGCAGGGAACAGGGAGCAGGGAACAGGGAGCAAAAGCGAGAAGCGAGCGGCGAGAGGTGAGAAGAAGCCTTTGTTGGTATTCTTGCACGGGGCGGTATCGGCTCCTGCGGTGAAGGCTGACCCTGTGGGCTATGCGAAGAAGTGGCCCCTGATAGCACTTGCCGATAAGGGTGATTTCTATGTGCTCTTCCCCTTTGGACAGAAGGGTGCCGAGTGGTTCGACAGTGTGGGGCAACAGATGGTGCTCAGCGCGATAGAAACGGTGAAGGGGCAGTACCCCATTGATGAAGACAGGGTGTTTATCAGTGGTTTTTCCGATGGAGGGTCGGGGGTGTATTGCTTTGCGATGCAGCACCCTGAGCCTTTTGCGGGCTTCATTGCGATGAAGGGCAGTGTGAAGGTGGCTAATATGCTCAGTAAGGCAGGGCTTTACCCTGAGAACACAAACGGTCGCCCACTTTACATCATCAATACCAAGGGCGATGTGCTTTATCCTCTTGACCAGATGCAGGCGGCAGCGGATATACTTAAAAAGTACAACCCTAACGTTACTTTTCGCGCTTTGGAAGGGGCGCACGATATGAGTTATCTACCTGCTGAATCGGAGGGGCTGCTCAGCTTTATCAAAAATAATAAGCGTACAATGCCTACCAAATTCAGTTGGGAGGCGGATGATGTTAGCAATAGTGGTTTTGCGTGGCTGAAGCTAAAACAGCTCGACACCTTAGTTGAGGCAAAGCCTTGGCAGCAGCCTTATAAGGACAAGGTGATGAATAATAAGGCTGATTTTGGGGTGAAATACGATTATATGTACAAGGGCAAGGGTTTGCGTGTAGCGGGCTTTAAAAATGACACGGTAACGGCGCGTAAGATGGGCATAGAGAAGGGCGATGTGCTTCTGAAAATGGAGCAGGACAGCCTCACTTCGCCTTTTGTGCCGATGTACTATGCAGCAAAGAAGAAAGCGGGAGAGCCTACTACGCTTACCTTTGGGCGTACAGGCAAGGTGCAGACCGTCAGCGAGCATTTTAATGCAGGCTATCCTTACTATCTCATAAAGAACAAACATAAGTCGGGCAAGGTAGAGGCTGAAATACGGGGTAAGACGCTCTACGTAAAGACCTCACGCGTTAAGGCGTATGAGGTGGATAAGAAGGTGCTTAAGAAGTTAGGGGCGAAGAAAGTGGTTGATGATGAGTGA
- a CDS encoding enoyl-ACP reductase FabI produces the protein MYNLLKGKRGIIFGALDENSIAWKTAERVHEEGGQFVLTNAPIAMRMGQIKALAEKTGAEIIPADATNMDDLQNLVVKAMEILGGKLDFVLHSIGMSVNVRKNIPYTESNYDFTAKGWDVSALSFHKVCQVLHKNDAMNEWGSIVALTYMAAQRTFPDYNDMADNKAYLESIARSFGYFFGKEKKVRVNTISQSPTPTTAGQGVKGFNGFIAYADKMSPLGNATALDCANYTVSLFSDLTRKVTMQNLFHDGGFSSTGVSQEVVEKFAE, from the coding sequence ATGTATAATTTATTAAAAGGAAAACGGGGCATTATCTTCGGTGCCTTAGATGAAAATTCAATTGCGTGGAAGACTGCCGAACGCGTACACGAAGAAGGTGGGCAGTTTGTGCTTACCAATGCGCCTATCGCTATGCGTATGGGGCAAATAAAGGCTTTGGCTGAAAAGACTGGGGCTGAGATTATCCCTGCCGATGCTACGAATATGGACGACTTGCAAAACCTCGTAGTGAAGGCTATGGAAATCCTCGGGGGCAAGCTCGACTTTGTGTTGCACTCCATCGGTATGTCGGTGAATGTGCGTAAAAATATCCCTTATACGGAGTCGAACTACGACTTTACGGCTAAGGGCTGGGACGTGTCGGCACTATCATTCCACAAGGTGTGCCAAGTGTTGCACAAGAACGATGCGATGAATGAGTGGGGCAGCATTGTAGCCCTCACCTATATGGCGGCACAGCGCACCTTCCCCGACTATAACGATATGGCGGATAATAAGGCGTATTTGGAGTCTATCGCGCGCAGCTTTGGTTACTTCTTCGGCAAGGAGAAGAAAGTGCGTGTAAACACCATTTCGCAGTCGCCTACGCCTACTACCGCAGGGCAGGGCGTAAAGGGCTTCAATGGCTTTATCGCTTACGCCGATAAGATGTCGCCACTGGGCAACGCTACGGCTTTGGACTGTGCTAACTACACCGTGAGTCTCTTCTCAGACCTTACGCGCAAGGTAACAATGCAGAACCTATTCCACGATGGCGGCTTCTCGAGCACAGGCGTAAGCCAAGAGGTGGTAGAAAAGTTTGCTGAATAG
- the yidD gene encoding membrane protein insertion efficiency factor YidD: MKYLLIFLVRFYQRVLSPLKPPTCRYTPTCSQYTIEALQKHGLWRGGWLAIKRISSCHPWGGSGYDPVP, encoded by the coding sequence ATGAAATATTTGCTTATATTTTTAGTACGATTTTACCAAAGGGTGCTTTCGCCTCTGAAGCCCCCTACGTGTCGCTATACGCCTACGTGTTCGCAGTACACTATTGAGGCACTGCAAAAGCACGGCTTGTGGCGAGGGGGTTGGCTGGCGATTAAGCGCATCAGCAGCTGCCATCCGTGGGGAGGTAGCGGCTATGACCCTGTGCCCTAA
- the dgt gene encoding dGTP triphosphohydrolase: MLWEKLLSLNKYGDTKQRLRRDEHETRLSFDMDYDRVVFSSAFRSLQDKTQVIPLSHTGFVHTRLTHSIEVSVVGRSLGRAVGGAILERYPHLAELGYKVNDFGAIVAAAAVAHDIGNPPFGHSGERAISEFFKYKKGTAIKHLLTEREYQDLCSFEGNANGFRLLNETRPGVEGGVRLTYATLGAFTKYPKESLPVKPTANIADKKYGFFQSEREFFREMAEVLQLRSTATAGTDELRYARHPLAFLVEAADDICYTIIDFEDGINLGLLSEDLALEYLGKLIDQRIITEKYSKLRTKEERIAYLRAVSIGALVQDATEIFLQNEATILAGDFHTSLLKLSKYRPQIEDVLDCSRQYIYQSEEVVEKEISGYVILQGLLDIFFTAIVNEENGRETSFDRLILKKLPERYRSEGTLYERVMGITCYIASLTDSKAVELYQKSSSKGSNF; encoded by the coding sequence ATGCTCTGGGAGAAATTACTTTCACTAAACAAATACGGCGACACCAAACAGCGTTTGCGTCGTGATGAACACGAGACGCGACTGAGTTTTGATATGGACTACGATAGGGTGGTCTTCTCTAGTGCGTTCCGCAGTTTGCAGGATAAGACGCAGGTGATCCCCCTCTCGCATACGGGCTTTGTGCACACACGTCTGACGCACAGCATTGAGGTATCGGTAGTGGGGCGCAGCCTAGGGCGTGCCGTAGGGGGTGCCATCTTAGAGCGTTATCCTCACCTCGCTGAATTGGGCTATAAGGTGAACGACTTTGGGGCGATTGTGGCAGCGGCTGCGGTGGCACACGATATTGGCAATCCGCCCTTTGGGCACAGTGGTGAACGGGCTATTAGTGAGTTCTTTAAGTATAAGAAAGGCACTGCCATTAAGCACCTACTCACCGAGCGAGAGTATCAGGATTTGTGTAGCTTCGAGGGCAATGCCAATGGGTTTCGCCTGCTGAACGAGACGCGACCAGGGGTAGAGGGTGGTGTGAGGCTTACTTATGCCACATTGGGGGCTTTCACTAAGTATCCCAAGGAGTCGCTTCCTGTGAAGCCTACGGCGAATATCGCTGATAAGAAGTACGGTTTTTTCCAGTCGGAGCGGGAGTTTTTTAGAGAGATGGCAGAAGTGTTGCAGCTGCGGAGTACTGCCACAGCAGGCACTGATGAGTTGCGCTACGCACGGCATCCGCTGGCTTTCTTGGTAGAGGCGGCTGACGATATTTGCTATACTATCATTGACTTTGAAGACGGTATCAACTTGGGGCTACTCTCTGAGGATCTGGCTTTGGAGTACTTGGGTAAACTTATTGATCAGCGTATTATTACTGAGAAATACAGTAAGTTGCGCACTAAGGAGGAGCGCATTGCCTACCTTAGAGCGGTCTCAATTGGGGCTTTAGTGCAAGATGCTACGGAGATCTTTTTGCAGAATGAAGCAACCATCTTAGCTGGTGATTTTCACACTTCACTGTTGAAACTCAGCAAGTACAGACCTCAGATTGAGGATGTGCTCGATTGTAGTAGGCAATACATCTATCAATCGGAAGAGGTGGTAGAGAAAGAGATTTCGGGTTATGTGATATTGCAGGGTTTGCTCGACATCTTCTTTACAGCTATTGTCAATGAGGAGAATGGACGCGAGACTTCCTTTGACCGATTGATACTCAAGAAGCTGCCAGAGCGGTATCGCAGCGAAGGGACACTTTATGAGCGCGTGATGGGAATCACCTGCTATATTGCAAGTCTGACTGATAGCAAAGCAGTGGAATTATATCAGAAAAGTTCGAGTAAGGGTAGCAATTTTTAG